The following are from one region of the Endozoicomonas sp. 4G genome:
- the iscB gene encoding RNA-guided endonuclease IscB — translation MNRVFVFDKNKKPLMPCHPARARKLLDKGKAAVFRRHPFTIILKEREGGVVQPLELKFDVGSKTTGIAVVADCDRGKKVVFAAELQHRGQRVKDSLESRRATRRARRNRKTRYRKARFMNRTRPEGWLPPSLMSRVFNTETWAKRFCLKAPISDVAVERVKFDMQLMENPDISGVEYQRGTLFGTELRQYLLYRDGHKCSYCKGVSNDPILNIEHFISRALGGSNRISNLYIACRTCNEEKGAIHPEQWLESISKKKNKNKLDTARVKNVTNILKGKKVNCLKDAAAVNATRNETARRVQAIGLPTTFATGGRTKFNRTQQGYKKEHWIDAACVGESGASVYIAESTKPLIIKAMGRGSRQMCRVDKYGFPRTKAKGSKQVQGFQTGDIVKAIVPAGKRQGTYTGRVAVRTTGSFNIKTESETIQGISWRNCQKIQSVDGYGYSLL, via the coding sequence ATGAACCGAGTGTTCGTATTTGACAAAAACAAAAAGCCTCTTATGCCTTGCCATCCGGCAAGGGCAAGAAAGCTGTTAGACAAGGGTAAAGCGGCTGTCTTCAGACGCCATCCTTTCACGATCATCCTGAAAGAGAGAGAAGGTGGTGTTGTACAACCGCTGGAACTCAAATTCGACGTTGGAAGCAAAACAACAGGCATAGCCGTTGTTGCTGACTGTGATCGTGGAAAGAAAGTTGTCTTTGCTGCTGAACTCCAGCATAGAGGACAGAGGGTTAAGGATTCTCTTGAGTCTCGACGTGCAACACGTCGAGCCAGAAGAAACCGGAAAACCCGCTATAGAAAAGCTCGTTTCATGAATCGAACAAGACCCGAAGGCTGGCTACCGCCTAGCCTTATGAGTCGAGTCTTCAATACCGAGACTTGGGCAAAGAGATTCTGTCTCAAAGCACCCATCAGTGATGTAGCTGTTGAGCGTGTTAAGTTCGATATGCAGCTTATGGAGAATCCAGACATTTCAGGAGTCGAGTATCAACGTGGTACGCTGTTTGGTACGGAGTTGAGACAATATCTATTGTATCGAGATGGACACAAGTGTTCTTACTGTAAGGGAGTGAGTAACGACCCAATCCTCAACATCGAACATTTCATATCCAGAGCCCTGGGAGGCTCAAACCGGATCAGCAATTTGTACATTGCATGTCGTACATGCAATGAAGAGAAAGGAGCCATCCACCCTGAGCAGTGGCTTGAATCTATTTCAAAGAAAAAGAACAAGAACAAGCTGGATACAGCAAGAGTCAAAAATGTGACCAACATCCTGAAAGGAAAGAAGGTCAATTGTCTGAAAGATGCTGCTGCTGTCAATGCCACAAGAAACGAAACCGCCAGACGTGTCCAGGCTATCGGTCTTCCTACCACCTTTGCTACTGGCGGTAGAACGAAGTTCAACCGCACTCAGCAAGGATACAAGAAAGAGCACTGGATAGATGCCGCCTGTGTAGGAGAGTCTGGAGCCAGTGTATACATAGCAGAGAGCACAAAACCCTTAATCATTAAGGCTATGGGTAGAGGCTCACGACAAATGTGTAGAGTGGACAAGTACGGATTTCCCCGTACAAAGGCTAAAGGTTCCAAGCAGGTTCAGGGCTTCCAGACTGGCGATATCGTCAAGGCTATCGTTCCAGCCGGTAAACGGCAAGGAACGTATACAGGACGGGTTGCAGTGAGAACGACAGGCTCATTCAACATCAAGACTGAAAGTGAGACCATCCAAGGAATTTCATGGAGAAACTGTCAGAAAATTCAGTCTGTGGATGGTTATGGTTACAGCTTGCTCTAA
- a CDS encoding ParB N-terminal domain-containing protein yields the protein MTTLTIAIHHIIANDKTQQRVATEKLHWERMQERILELREIGEEIDPIDVMRATDKENDINDSYYLIDGFHRLDAYIALGDTSVKCNVVGEGTERDAILSSLSSNATHKLALARRKGDITKACRVAARLLCDQQEANGTEKHLIRLQSASIAELCGLPADNSMAKRIAAEFNKEAKAVRDERISELLSEGNSNRETARTLGIPESTVRNAIRKTVEPVPFDPSVFDSPPAELTTEPKAKKEYKPRSQEDNFLRDITLTQYNYKLTNAFSTLLLTDFTPEDLAESWKNSLSRSRLKKFKQALPRIKEAVRLFEAK from the coding sequence ATGACCACACTGACTATTGCTATTCACCATATTATAGCCAACGATAAAACTCAGCAGAGAGTGGCCACAGAAAAGCTGCACTGGGAACGAATGCAAGAGCGCATATTAGAGCTAAGGGAAATCGGTGAGGAGATCGACCCGATTGACGTTATGCGGGCTACAGACAAAGAGAATGATATTAACGACAGTTACTATTTGATCGACGGATTCCACAGGCTCGATGCTTATATTGCTCTGGGCGATACGTCTGTTAAGTGCAATGTTGTCGGCGAGGGAACAGAGCGTGACGCTATTCTGTCCTCCCTGAGTTCTAACGCCACTCACAAGCTCGCTCTAGCCAGACGGAAAGGAGATATTACGAAGGCCTGCCGTGTAGCTGCTCGCCTACTCTGTGACCAGCAGGAAGCGAACGGCACCGAAAAGCACCTAATCAGGTTACAGTCAGCGTCGATAGCGGAACTGTGCGGTCTCCCCGCTGATAACAGCATGGCTAAGCGTATTGCCGCAGAGTTCAACAAGGAAGCCAAGGCCGTTAGGGATGAGCGGATCTCAGAGCTGTTGAGCGAAGGCAATAGCAATAGGGAGACAGCCCGCACATTAGGTATTCCAGAGTCAACAGTCCGTAATGCGATACGCAAAACAGTCGAGCCCGTGCCTTTCGACCCGTCAGTATTCGACAGCCCACCCGCTGAATTAACGACGGAGCCAAAAGCCAAAAAGGAATATAAGCCACGTTCTCAGGAGGATAACTTTCTCCGTGATATTACGCTCACTCAATATAACTACAAGCTAACTAACGCCTTCTCCACGTTACTATTGACGGACTTCACGCCAGAGGACTTAGCGGAAAGCTGGAAGAATAGTCTTAGCCGTAGCCGCTTAAAGAAATTCAAACAGGCATTACCTAGGATTAAGGAAGCAGTCCGGCTATTTGAGGCTAAATAG
- a CDS encoding type II toxin-antitoxin system Phd/YefM family antitoxin has product MALVHPILADVSAGISELKKNPMAVLKEANGETVAILNRNQPVFYAVPAHIYEAMMNALEDLELSAIVEERKNDERVRVNIVDL; this is encoded by the coding sequence ATGGCATTAGTACACCCTATCCTTGCAGATGTAAGCGCTGGTATATCAGAGTTGAAAAAAAATCCTATGGCGGTTCTTAAAGAAGCGAATGGTGAGACTGTTGCCATACTGAATCGTAACCAGCCCGTATTCTACGCGGTTCCCGCTCATATCTACGAAGCCATGATGAATGCTCTGGAAGACCTGGAATTATCCGCCATCGTTGAAGAGCGTAAAAATGACGAGCGGGTTCGGGTAAATATTGTTGACCTATGA
- a CDS encoding VOC family protein: MIPIKRINHVGIRVSDLQTTRDFYEQLGFRFLAGPVGPEPVAIMEHPCGVNLNFILNASVKPGENILMDVDQKHPGYTHMALEVDDINEVHRQLQGLGITPTEGPVTTNNGASLLFIRDPDRNVIEFHQPA, encoded by the coding sequence ATGATACCGATTAAAAGAATTAATCATGTGGGCATTCGGGTAAGCGATCTGCAGACGACCAGGGACTTTTATGAGCAACTCGGTTTTCGGTTTCTGGCAGGTCCTGTGGGGCCAGAGCCGGTTGCCATTATGGAGCACCCCTGTGGCGTCAACCTTAACTTTATCCTGAACGCGTCGGTTAAACCGGGAGAAAATATCCTGATGGATGTTGACCAGAAGCATCCGGGCTATACCCATATGGCGCTTGAAGTGGATGATATCAACGAGGTTCATAGGCAGCTGCAGGGGCTTGGGATTACGCCTACAGAAGGTCCTGTTACTACAAACAATGGCGCATCATTGTTATTTATTCGTGACCCTGATCGCAATGTGATTGAGTTTCATCAGCCAGCGTGA
- a CDS encoding recombinase family protein — translation MTLGYARVSTTEQDLGVQLDQLTQYKCDKIFSEKLSGKNAKRAQLQACIEFAREGDTIVVAKVDRIARRTVDALEIADKLRAKGVGLRCLDLGDVDINSDVGRMIYTTIAAFAEMERKRILQRCNEGRAKAKADGKHLGRSADTALHGKIVQMFDEGHSKLGISKALGCSRATVYRVLSL, via the coding sequence ATGACATTAGGCTATGCCAGAGTATCCACAACAGAGCAGGATTTAGGTGTCCAGCTTGACCAGCTCACGCAATACAAGTGTGACAAGATATTTAGCGAAAAGCTGAGCGGTAAGAATGCAAAGAGAGCCCAGCTCCAAGCCTGCATAGAGTTCGCCCGTGAAGGTGATACTATCGTGGTTGCTAAAGTAGATCGTATTGCTAGACGCACCGTTGACGCTCTGGAGATAGCCGACAAACTTAGGGCAAAGGGCGTGGGGCTTCGATGCTTAGACCTTGGGGACGTTGATATTAACAGCGATGTAGGCAGGATGATTTACACCACGATTGCGGCCTTCGCTGAAATGGAGCGCAAGCGTATTCTCCAACGTTGTAACGAAGGCAGGGCTAAAGCGAAAGCCGACGGAAAACATTTAGGCAGATCGGCTGACACCGCATTGCACGGAAAGATTGTCCAGATGTTTGACGAAGGGCACTCTAAGCTAGGCATCAGTAAGGCGCTTGGATGCAGCAGAGCAACTGTCTACAGAGTGTTGTCACTATAG
- a CDS encoding GFA family protein: MTIRNGSCGCGNLKYSVEDEPINTVFCYCKECQTHTGSDKWFGAWFPEEKFKITSGSPSVYTRKGDSGKDMNHLFCPNCGVMVALQVTIGNFYSVGVSTLDQVSGLVPSMAIYTASAPSWAVYAEGVPKFDILPPGMGA, from the coding sequence ATGACTATTAGAAACGGAAGTTGTGGGTGTGGTAATTTAAAGTATTCCGTCGAAGACGAACCAATAAACACTGTATTTTGTTATTGCAAAGAGTGCCAGACTCATACTGGCTCAGACAAATGGTTTGGCGCATGGTTCCCGGAAGAAAAATTCAAAATTACGTCAGGAAGCCCATCAGTCTACACACGCAAAGGCGATTCGGGTAAAGATATGAACCACTTGTTTTGCCCTAACTGCGGTGTAATGGTCGCTCTGCAAGTTACAATCGGCAATTTTTATTCTGTCGGGGTTTCAACCCTTGATCAAGTAAGTGGCCTTGTGCCTTCAATGGCGATTTATACTGCTTCAGCCCCTTCATGGGCCGTTTATGCTGAGGGGGTGCCAAAATTCGATATTTTGCCTCCTGGCATGGGTGCTTAA
- a CDS encoding Y-family DNA polymerase, with amino-acid sequence MKPVIGLCDANNFYVSCERLFNPKLLDIPVAVASNNDGCLVARSAEVKAMGIKMGTPVFKVKHLIESGQLIVLSSNYTLYGDLSGRFHSILEQFSPRVSVYSIDEAFIDLSGMAEKIEHIGMQMKNRVAQWVGLPVCVGVSSTKTLAKLANYGAKKFPATGGVVDLTNTIRQQRLMAITPVAEVWGVGRKIAKRLQSSGIHSALDLARSNRTWIKRNFSVVLERTVCELQGELCIPFDEETSGNKHQIVVSRSFGERVTDIAELHSALSHFATRACEKLREQNKFASTAIAFIRTDPFKNHLPQSCQSVQLGVPAPTNDTRQFLRQLEPALRQIFRQGFEYKKAGFMLIDLCNSEGFQGDLISGTLLPDTSPLMSVMDSINQRFGANTLHPAALNLGRKQWHMRQESLSPKYTTCWNDIVKVHCR; translated from the coding sequence ATGAAACCAGTCATCGGGTTATGCGATGCCAATAACTTCTATGTAAGTTGCGAGAGGCTTTTTAACCCAAAGCTTTTAGATATCCCTGTAGCTGTAGCCAGTAACAATGACGGTTGTCTGGTCGCTCGATCAGCTGAAGTGAAAGCAATGGGGATCAAAATGGGAACACCGGTATTCAAGGTAAAGCACCTGATTGAGTCCGGTCAGCTCATCGTTCTGTCATCCAATTACACGCTGTACGGAGACCTTTCGGGAAGGTTTCACAGCATCCTTGAGCAGTTTTCACCAAGGGTTTCAGTCTACAGCATTGACGAGGCATTTATTGACCTGTCAGGAATGGCAGAAAAGATTGAGCACATAGGAATGCAAATGAAAAACAGGGTCGCCCAATGGGTTGGCCTGCCTGTATGTGTTGGTGTCAGTTCCACAAAGACCTTGGCCAAACTGGCCAATTATGGCGCCAAGAAATTCCCCGCAACCGGAGGGGTTGTCGATCTGACAAACACGATCCGGCAGCAAAGACTCATGGCAATAACCCCCGTTGCAGAAGTCTGGGGGGTAGGCCGCAAAATTGCTAAAAGGTTACAAAGTAGTGGAATTCATTCCGCTCTCGATCTGGCGCGAAGTAACAGAACCTGGATAAAACGGAATTTCTCCGTAGTACTGGAGAGGACTGTCTGTGAACTTCAGGGCGAACTCTGTATACCTTTTGATGAAGAGACTTCCGGTAATAAACATCAGATCGTCGTTAGTCGGTCATTCGGTGAAAGAGTGACGGATATTGCTGAACTGCATTCAGCCCTGAGCCATTTTGCCACCAGAGCTTGTGAGAAACTGAGAGAACAAAACAAATTTGCCAGTACAGCTATCGCTTTCATTCGTACTGATCCATTCAAAAATCATTTACCACAAAGCTGCCAGTCGGTTCAGTTAGGCGTACCTGCACCCACCAATGATACCAGACAGTTTCTCCGGCAGCTGGAGCCAGCTCTGCGTCAAATCTTCAGGCAAGGGTTTGAATACAAAAAAGCAGGCTTTATGTTGATTGATTTATGCAACTCGGAAGGCTTCCAGGGAGACTTGATTTCAGGAACGCTGCTACCCGATACATCGCCTCTGATGTCGGTAATGGACAGCATTAATCAGAGATTCGGCGCGAACACTTTGCACCCTGCGGCCTTAAATTTGGGGCGTAAGCAGTGGCATATGAGACAAGAGAGCCTTTCACCAAAATACACCACTTGCTGGAATGATATTGTTAAGGTTCATTGCCGCTAA
- a CDS encoding AAA family ATPase has product MQPVTNDKQLTHLRLDGFKSIRSCDLELGSLNILIGANGAGKTNFISFFRFIGQILAGNLQRTVGKQGGPDALLRGGRKVTRSFVSELYFGDKVYVLELEPTVDNRMMFQHESLAAGGYVGNAGHFESYVGQDVTDGTEQSVCNAITNWRVYHFHDTSETALVKQSGKINDNEYLRQDACNLAAFLLRLKLDHPAHYKKIVRTIQLVAPFFGDFHLRPTPQNADQIELEWIERGMDVPLKAYALSDGTLRFICLTTVLNQPEGFMPTTLLIDAPELGLHPYAIAVLAAQLKAVSLKHQVIVSTQSVELVNEFEADDLVIVNRHNGETVFERTSEEKLKSWLEEYSLGEVWKKNLLGGRPSK; this is encoded by the coding sequence ATGCAGCCGGTCACTAATGACAAGCAGCTGACTCACCTCAGGCTAGATGGTTTCAAATCCATACGATCGTGCGATTTAGAGCTGGGCTCCCTGAATATTTTGATAGGTGCAAATGGGGCAGGTAAGACGAACTTTATCAGCTTTTTCCGTTTTATAGGCCAAATTCTGGCCGGTAATCTGCAAAGAACTGTGGGTAAGCAAGGTGGTCCGGATGCCTTGTTAAGGGGTGGACGTAAAGTAACCCGGTCATTTGTGTCTGAGCTGTATTTTGGTGACAAAGTATACGTTCTGGAGCTAGAACCTACGGTCGATAACCGGATGATGTTTCAGCATGAGTCTCTGGCTGCCGGAGGGTATGTCGGTAATGCCGGGCATTTTGAAAGTTATGTTGGCCAAGATGTGACAGATGGTACTGAACAGTCCGTATGTAACGCGATAACTAACTGGCGGGTTTACCACTTTCATGACACCAGTGAAACCGCTCTTGTAAAGCAGTCTGGCAAGATTAATGATAATGAATATCTGCGTCAGGATGCCTGTAATCTTGCTGCGTTTCTGCTGCGCCTGAAACTGGATCATCCGGCACATTACAAAAAAATAGTAAGAACTATCCAGCTGGTCGCGCCGTTTTTTGGAGATTTTCACCTCAGGCCAACTCCTCAGAATGCTGACCAGATTGAACTGGAGTGGATTGAGAGAGGGATGGATGTTCCTCTGAAAGCCTATGCTCTTTCTGATGGTACTCTGCGTTTTATCTGTTTGACGACTGTTCTGAATCAGCCTGAAGGCTTTATGCCCACTACTCTGCTGATTGATGCACCTGAATTAGGTCTGCATCCTTATGCAATTGCTGTGTTGGCTGCACAGTTAAAAGCAGTGTCGCTCAAACATCAAGTGATTGTTTCCACGCAATCGGTAGAACTGGTTAATGAATTCGAGGCTGATGACCTGGTGATCGTTAATCGTCACAATGGTGAAACTGTTTTTGAGCGAACGAGTGAGGAGAAACTTAAAAGCTGGCTGGAAGAGTACTCCCTTGGAGAAGTCTGGAAGAAAAATCTGCTGGGAGGGAGACCATCTAAATGA
- the cydC gene encoding cysteine/glutathione ABC transporter ATP-binding protein/permease CydC has translation MMSELLPYLKLYRRHWGALSVGMLLAIATLLFSLGLLALSGWFITATALAGLTAVTAQRFDFFSPGAGVRGFSIGRTAARYFERLVSHDATFKLLAWLRSWFFEKLLPLSLTQLRRYRKAELLNRLVADVDALDQLYLRLFSPVIAAVLLVILLSLGLSFFSPVLGWGALLLMGVWLIVLPVMFYRLGYQSGRAQGELLGELRQAALDYLQGMAESRIYGSEARMRERTDATEQCLHHTQRKMSRLEGLGGALMVAGAGISAVIMLYLGAGEYQRGVISGPVMVMSVFAVLAGFEALMPLPGAFQFLGNTQLAASRLTEVLEEEAIEFGDQTIPDTFKGGMTFRDVCFQYPVAAGVKTAAPTILDGINLDIPAGQHLALLGKTGCGKSTLIRLLTRQLPGFKGRIELGGIAINDYSEAALYQLLTVIPQQTHVFSTTLRQNLKMARPEAGDSELMETVKSVGLDRLAAAEGDQNLLDLWLGEGGVTLSGGEQRRLAIARALLKKGEVLVMDEAGEGLDPVSEDHLMNQILDAYRDKTVIMITHKKAMLERMGRVVRMDGGRVV, from the coding sequence ATGATGAGTGAGTTGTTGCCTTATTTGAAACTGTACCGCAGGCATTGGGGGGCTTTGTCTGTAGGGATGTTACTGGCCATAGCGACCTTGCTGTTCAGTCTTGGGCTGCTGGCTCTGTCTGGCTGGTTTATCACGGCAACGGCGCTGGCGGGTCTGACGGCTGTGACTGCCCAGAGATTTGATTTTTTCTCGCCGGGGGCCGGAGTCAGAGGTTTTTCAATCGGTCGTACCGCTGCCCGTTACTTTGAGCGTCTGGTGAGTCACGACGCTACCTTCAAACTGTTGGCCTGGCTGAGAAGCTGGTTCTTTGAAAAATTGCTCCCCCTTTCCCTGACTCAGTTGAGGCGCTATCGCAAGGCTGAGTTGTTGAACCGCCTTGTGGCGGATGTTGATGCCCTGGATCAGCTTTATCTGCGACTGTTCAGTCCGGTTATTGCTGCGGTACTGTTGGTGATTTTGCTCTCCCTTGGACTGAGTTTTTTCAGTCCGGTGCTGGGCTGGGGGGCTTTACTGCTTATGGGAGTCTGGCTGATTGTTCTGCCCGTGATGTTTTATCGCCTGGGTTACCAAAGTGGCCGGGCCCAGGGCGAGCTGCTGGGAGAGCTGAGACAAGCAGCCCTGGACTATCTGCAGGGCATGGCCGAATCCAGAATTTATGGCTCAGAAGCCCGGATGAGAGAACGAACCGATGCCACGGAACAATGTCTGCACCATACCCAGAGAAAAATGTCGAGACTGGAAGGGCTCGGTGGTGCCCTGATGGTGGCTGGGGCGGGGATTTCAGCGGTGATCATGCTGTATCTTGGCGCCGGAGAATATCAGCGGGGGGTTATTTCCGGGCCGGTAATGGTGATGTCGGTCTTTGCCGTACTGGCAGGCTTTGAGGCCTTGATGCCTTTGCCGGGGGCTTTTCAGTTTCTCGGAAACACCCAACTGGCCGCCTCAAGGCTGACGGAAGTCCTTGAAGAAGAAGCCATTGAATTTGGCGATCAAACGATCCCGGATACTTTTAAAGGTGGTATGACTTTCCGGGATGTCTGTTTCCAATATCCGGTTGCGGCAGGTGTTAAAACAGCGGCCCCGACGATTCTGGATGGCATCAATCTTGATATTCCGGCCGGTCAGCATCTGGCATTGCTGGGTAAAACCGGCTGTGGCAAGTCAACGCTGATCCGTCTGCTGACCCGGCAGTTACCGGGCTTCAAAGGCCGGATTGAGCTGGGTGGTATTGCCATTAATGATTATTCCGAGGCTGCGCTTTATCAATTATTAACGGTGATTCCCCAGCAGACTCATGTGTTCAGTACCACGCTCAGGCAGAATCTGAAAATGGCCCGACCCGAAGCCGGAGACAGCGAGCTGATGGAAACCGTCAAATCAGTAGGATTGGATCGTCTGGCAGCTGCTGAGGGGGATCAGAATCTGCTGGATCTGTGGCTGGGAGAGGGCGGAGTGACGCTCTCCGGGGGAGAACAGCGCAGACTGGCGATCGCCCGGGCGCTTTTGAAAAAGGGTGAAGTGTTGGTTATGGATGAAGCCGGTGAAGGCCTTGACCCGGTGAGTGAGGATCATTTGATGAATCAGATTCTGGACGCATACCGGGATAAAACCGTCATTATGATCACCCATAAAAAGGCCATGCTGGAGCGTATGGGCCGGGTGGTACGAATGGATGGCGGGCGTGTGGTCTAG
- a CDS encoding GNAT family N-acetyltransferase: MEPIITTDRLILRAFTPQDADQVQILAGEERVARLTESIPHPYPDGLAEEWINNNESLREKDSAFVYAITLKASGTLVGAIGLNNVTHTDAELGYWLGLPYWGQGYCSEAGQALISHTFEQLPFNQIRARTLTENTKSGQVLVRLGFRSTSEILELISIVTTLCRQLLCCIQAPY; encoded by the coding sequence ATGGAACCGATCATTACCACAGACCGACTTATCCTGAGAGCCTTCACTCCACAGGATGCTGATCAGGTACAAATACTGGCTGGGGAAGAACGGGTAGCCAGACTGACTGAAAGCATTCCCCACCCCTACCCTGATGGTCTGGCAGAGGAATGGATTAACAATAATGAAAGCCTGAGAGAAAAAGACAGTGCTTTTGTCTATGCCATCACGTTGAAAGCGTCGGGCACACTGGTGGGAGCCATTGGTTTGAATAACGTCACTCACACCGATGCTGAACTGGGTTACTGGCTGGGTCTGCCCTACTGGGGGCAGGGGTATTGCTCTGAAGCCGGGCAGGCGCTCATAAGCCATACCTTTGAGCAGCTACCCTTCAATCAGATCCGGGCCAGAACACTGACTGAGAACACAAAGTCCGGGCAGGTTCTGGTGAGACTCGGTTTTCGATCAACCTCGGAAATTCTTGAATTAATATCTATAGTGACAACACTCTGTAGACAGTTGCTCTGCTGCATCCAAGCGCCTTACTGA
- a CDS encoding epoxyqueuosine reductase QueH: MANSSFNLSDYQRPALEAPGQADKVLLHSCCAPCAGEIMLAIQASGIEQTVFFYNPNIHPLEEYELRKDENKRFCDKLKLSFIDADYDKDNWFERVKGLENEPERGKRCTVCFDMRFERTALYAREHGFPVISSTLGISRWKNREQINESGIRAASHYPGVTYWTFNWRKQGGSQRMIELAKQEAFYQQEYCGCVYSLRDTNRHRMASGRPRVKRLVKYYEKSQSD; the protein is encoded by the coding sequence ATGGCAAACTCATCATTTAATCTCAGTGACTATCAGCGTCCGGCCCTTGAAGCACCTGGTCAGGCTGATAAAGTGCTCCTGCATTCCTGCTGTGCCCCCTGTGCCGGAGAAATCATGCTGGCGATACAGGCATCTGGTATCGAGCAGACGGTTTTTTTTTACAACCCCAATATTCACCCGCTAGAAGAGTACGAGCTTCGCAAGGATGAAAACAAACGTTTCTGCGATAAACTAAAATTGTCGTTTATTGACGCAGACTACGACAAGGACAACTGGTTTGAGCGGGTCAAAGGGTTGGAAAATGAACCGGAGCGGGGCAAGCGTTGCACAGTCTGTTTTGATATGCGTTTTGAACGGACAGCACTTTATGCCAGGGAACATGGCTTTCCTGTTATTTCCAGCACGCTGGGCATTTCCCGCTGGAAAAACAGGGAACAGATTAATGAGTCAGGTATCAGGGCGGCATCGCATTACCCCGGGGTCACTTACTGGACATTCAACTGGCGGAAGCAGGGGGGCAGCCAGCGAATGATTGAACTGGCCAAACAGGAAGCTTTTTATCAGCAGGAGTATTGTGGCTGTGTATACAGCTTGAGGGATACCAATCGGCATCGCATGGCAAGTGGCAGGCCGAGAGTAAAGCGTTTGGTGAAGTATTACGAGAAATCACAGAGTGACTGA